One Malus sylvestris chromosome 14, drMalSylv7.2, whole genome shotgun sequence DNA segment encodes these proteins:
- the LOC126599518 gene encoding dynamin-related protein 4C-like — protein sequence KCAPIVSSYNDKIRPLLDAVDKLRSLMVMDEGIQLPTIVVVGDQSSGKSSVLESLASISLPRGQGICTRVPLIMRLEHHSSPQPELSLEYNGRVDRTDEDNVAKDIVKATNSIAGGGKGISNTPLTLLVKKNGVPDLTMVDLPGITRVPVHGQPENIYDQIKDMIMEYIKPEESIILNVLSATVDFTTCESIRMSQSVDKTGERTLAVVTKVDKAPEGLLEKVTGDDVNIGLGYVCVRNRIGDETYEEAAAMAHELFQTHPLLSKIDKSIVGIPVLAQKLVQIQASSMARNIPDIVKKINDRLNFCIMELNNMPKSLSSVAEAMTAFMQIIGLAKESLRKILLRGEFEDYADDNHMHCTARLVEMLNQYSDELHICAETDAKRNFLMKEIKILEETKGISLPNFLPHNAFLIILQGKVNEISSIPIAFEETVWRYIEEVVISVLMHYTENYRQLRLSARRAGHNLMAKMKERSIKWMLELLEMEKLTDYTCDGDYVSEWNKLMASQNRFIHGVLTDEKKPSIITIEGIGEVEVGVLRKYPHVLAQAYDLKMRMIAYWKVVLRRLVDYMALHLQRSVFNLVNKEMEAEIVNELMGPYGGGIERMFEESPAVAVKREKLSKSIKKLRDSKEVVAKIMDSIITYGD from the coding sequence AAATGCGCACCCATTGTGTCGTCCTACAACGACAAGATCCGCCCTCTTCTGGATGCGGTAGACAAGTTACGCAGCTTGATGGTGATGGATGAAGGCATTCAGCTGCCAACGATTGTGGTGGTCGGAGACCAGTCATCCGGGAAGTCTAGCGTGCTCGAATCCTTGGCCAGCATCAGCCTCCCTAGGGGCCAAGGCATCTGCACGAGAGTGCCTCTTATTATGAGGCTGGAACACCACTCGAGTCCTCAGCCTGAACTTTCCTTGGAGTACAATGGCAGAGTTGATCGTACTGATGAAGACAATGTTGCCAAAGATATTGTGAAAGCTACTAATTCTATTGCGGGGGGAGGTAAGGGAATTTCGAACACGCCACTTACTTTGTTGGTGAAGAAGAATGGGGTTCCGGATCTGACTATGGTTGATCTTCCGGGAATCACAAGGGTTCCGGTCCATGGTCAACCTGAAAATATCTATGATCAGATCAAAGATATGATCATGGAGTATATTAAGCCGGAGGAAAGTATTATTCTGAATGTATTGTCTGCTACGGTGGATTTTACTACGTGTGAGTCAATCCGGATGTCACAAAGTGTAGATAAAACTGGTGAGAGGACGCTCGCTGTGGTTACGAAAGTGGACAAGGCACCGGAAGGACTACTTGAGAAGGTCACTGGAGATGATGTAAACATTGGTCTTGGTTATGTCTGTGTAAGGAACAGGATTGGTGACGAAACTTATGAGGAGGCAGCGGCGATGGCTCATGAACTATTTCAAACCCATCCCCTGCTTTCGAAGATTGACAAGTCTATTGTCGGTATTCCAGTTTTAGCACAGAAGCTGGTCCAAATTCAAGCAAGCAGCATGGCAAGAAATATACCCGACAtagtgaagaagatcaatgacagGCTGAACTTCTGCATTATGGAGCTGAACAATATGCCAAAGAGTCTTTCATCTGTTGCCGAGGCCATGACAGCCTTTATGCAAATCATTGGGTTGGCTAAGGAATCGCTTAGGAAGATTCTTTTGAGAGGAGAATTTGAGGACTACGCGGACGACAATCACATGCACTGCACTGCTAGATTGGTTGAGATGCTCAACCAGTACTCGGATGAACTTCACATATGTGCTGAAACTGATGCAAAGAGAAACTTCTTGATGAAGGAGATCAAGATCTTGGAGGAGACCAAAGGTATTTCACTTCCGAACTTCCTTCCACACAATGCTTTCCTCATTATCTTGCAGGGAAAAGTGAATGAAATTTCGAGTATTCCGATTGCATTTGAGGAAACAGTGTGGAGATACATTGAAGAGGTGGTTATTTCTGTGTTGATGCATTATACGGAGAACTATCGTCAGCTGCGGCTGTCAGCCAGGCGTGCCGGCCATAATCTAATGGCCAAGATGAAGGAAAGGTCAATCAAGTGGATGCTGGAGCTTTTAGAGATGGAAAAGCTGACGGATTATACATGTGATGGTGATTATGTTTCAGAATGGAACAAGTTGATGGCTAGTCAAAATCGATTCATTCATGGAGTCTTAACTGACGAGAAAAAACCTTCTATCATAACTATAGAAGGCATCGGGGAAGTTGAAGTCGGTGTTCTGAGGAAGTACCCGCATGTGTTAGCTCAAGCTTATGACCTTAAAATGAGAATGATTGCCTATTGGAAGGTTGTTTTGAGGAGGCTTGTGGACTACATGGCATTGCACTTGCAGCGGTCTGTTTTCAACCTTGTGAACAAAGAGATGGAAGCTGAGATTGTGAATGAGTTGATGGGACCATACGGTGGGGGAATTGAGAGGATGTTTGAGGAGTCCCCGGCAGTGGCAGTAAAGCGTGAGAAGCTTAGCAAAAGCATAAAAAAACTGAGGGATTCGAAGGAGGTGGTGGCCAAGATTATGGACAGCATTATCACTTATGGTGATTAA